Proteins co-encoded in one Nitrospirota bacterium genomic window:
- a CDS encoding radical SAM protein gives MKQIINEITVRSVLSKSGIPGAKYCINPYAGCAHACKYCYAVFMKRFTGHMEPWGSFVDVKINAPEVLKRQLKRADRGSIIMSSVTDPYQPVEAKYMITRKCLEVLALFQFPVDILTKSPLVLRDIDVISKLKNADAGLTITTDDDGMRKIFEPCAPPIQARIEALKQLHNRGIKTYVFIGPVLPMNPDSLVKHIRPYADSILIDRMNYESKVKYLCKKHRIEKWLDDEFIEEIIARLVKNFSDKEVIVC, from the coding sequence TAATAAATGAAATAACTGTCCGCTCTGTCCTTTCAAAGTCCGGCATCCCCGGCGCAAAGTATTGTATTAACCCTTATGCCGGCTGCGCCCATGCCTGCAAATACTGCTATGCCGTTTTCATGAAGCGGTTTACAGGGCATATGGAGCCGTGGGGGAGTTTTGTTGATGTGAAAATCAATGCCCCGGAGGTATTAAAGAGACAGCTTAAGCGCGCCGATAGAGGCAGTATAATCATGAGTTCAGTGACTGACCCATATCAGCCGGTTGAAGCAAAATACATGATTACAAGAAAATGCCTTGAGGTCTTGGCATTATTTCAATTTCCGGTGGACATACTTACAAAATCCCCTCTGGTGCTTAGAGATATTGATGTGATTTCAAAACTCAAAAATGCAGATGCCGGTCTGACAATAACAACCGACGATGACGGCATGAGAAAAATTTTTGAACCCTGCGCTCCGCCAATTCAGGCGCGTATTGAGGCGTTGAAACAATTGCATAATAGGGGGATTAAAACCTATGTCTTTATAGGACCTGTGCTTCCGATGAATCCTGATTCCCTTGTAAAACATATACGCCCTTATGCGGACAGTATTTTGATAGACAGAATGAATTACGAATCAAAGGTCAAATATCTTTGTAAAAAACACAGGATAGAAAAATGGCTGGATGACGAATTTATTGAAGAGATAATCGCAAGGCTTGTGAAGAATTTTTCAGATAAAGAAGTAATTGTATGCTGA